The Hydractinia symbiolongicarpus strain clone_291-10 chromosome 2, HSymV2.1, whole genome shotgun sequence genomic sequence GCTAACAGAAGAACACAAACGGCCTATAATGATCAAATTATCTGTAACATTTCGCTGTTACTCTGTTTTTGAGGAAGGTTATTTAATTGCGCCGTACGGTAATaattcatcaaaaacaaaaaacacgcACGGAAACAGAGAAAATATATTAAGCGTATAAACAAACTTTAGTCTTACCTCTTGATAGCTATTTTCACTTGTCACTAAGGGTGATACTCTGTTACCTCTTGGTGATCTATTACTTCTTGGAGAATCCGCAGGTGACACTTTATTTCCTTTTGGAGTACTCGGTTTAGACGATAATGCTGGGCTGGGTGTCAACTCTCTCTTGCTGTCTTTGGATGATGGTCTGGAACTAACAGAGGGAATGCTAAGCTTTTTCTCTGATCTATCTCTTGAAGTCGGGCGTGACTGTTTTAAATCAACAGCGGTGGCTGGTTTATAGCTGTACGACACACGGGAAGAAGCCGATGTCTTTCGTGAAGACAACGAATCGTTGAAATCAGACGTGTCTTGTTTTGGAAAATAAGCGTCCAATTCATTGATAAAGCCGGTCACGTTTGTATCTCCTCTGCTTCGCATCTCAGATAATGGCCTGCCCGTCGATGCCGAGATTGTAGAGGGCGACGTCGAGCTGAATCCAGTGTCGTAATCATCCAGCGAACGTCCATCGAACATTGCTAGTGCTTCTTGAAGCTTCGTAGTGATCTCTTGATCGGGGGAGGCGTGTTTCCTCTTGTTTCCAACGAAGACGCTGAGGATGTACATCTTGAGAAGCAGTCTTCTTTTAACAGGCGGGACCAAGATATAGTCATATTCCCGTTGTTTCAAACGCTTTCTAAAGCTGGGCATCAACTTGATGAATTCTTCCGAAGTTTCTCTGATGGAATTTTTTCCAGACATTCCAAACACAGAAACGGAAGCGAGAGCATTATGTGCTTCAATAAGTTCGTCAAGAAGGTCCCACAAAGTGTCATGAGTAGGATCTCCAATATACTCAGCCTCGCGACAGTACGCGTTGATTACTTTCACTTGATGCGACAGCTCGTGAACAGGCGCGAACAGCGGTATGGAAGCTAGCGCCCTCTCAAGTGTATGTCTGGCTTTTAAAGCTGCTTTTAAGTATTTCTTGGTGTCTTCACCTATGGCATTAGAGGATTCGTACGACAAACGCGGCCAGATCCTTTCTTTACCTAGGACTCCGTTGTTTAAAAGGAACAAATATACAATCCATAATACCAGAACGAACAACCAGCTTCCGTTTATTGCCACTAGAATATGCAAAATAGTGGGGTATCTCAGAAACGACacaatttgaaactgttctgttTTTTCCCACGGTGGGCGTACCATAAAATTACCAATTAGGCAATTCGCGGCAATAATAAGATGACTAAAAACGGCCATCAAATTAAAGCAGCGAACACGAAAGGGTCGTTTTAAAATCAAAGCGAAGAACGCTATTACGAATAAGACAGTTATTCCTGCTGATGCCCAGAATGCCGATTTTACTGAAAGGGCAAAACCAGCAATCATAatgaatttaaacaaaaacttCAAAGGGTTGTAGTAAATCCAAAATCTTCGAAACGATGAAAACAAATGGTACTGGCCAAGATCCCATAAAATATCCAACCCCTGCTCGTACTCAGCTTCCTTCAACTGCAAGTAGCCTTCGTGTCgaactggatcattcgaaaacACCTGATCTCTAACCCATCGCATCAAAACAAAcgggtaaaaaaagaaaaagaagacgaAGATCAAGATAACCAAGACCATGAATGCAATGTGTGCACTATTGAAACATTCAAATTCGTTCTGCACGTCCATCACCTCCTTCTGACTGCTTACATCTATTCTGCAATGAAACACTCTTGCCGCAGCCACACCAAACGGCATGCAGAGAAATTGCAGTACCAAAAACATTACTCTTTTCCACCTGGCAACATACAGCAACATGTACAACGGACGTTTCTTCATCCATCGGACGTACACACCTGTGAACACCGCAGCGAGGATAATCAAAAACACAGCCCATGATGCTAGGTACGAAACGTAGTTGAATCCTATTGTCGAGGACTTGATAAACGATGTTCTGGAATGATTGAACGCTCCAATGCTGACCTTACGAAACTCCCAAATATCTGCATTAAAAAGGAAAGTAAACGATGTGATATCCACCCAATTAATCGGCCATCCCCAGTGCTCGGATAACGACAACAACACGGCGTAATACTGTAAATGTTCGACAATTAAAACTATGGCATCGGAAAACCATAAAGTTATGTCGTGCTGTTTAAATGGTTTCTCACCCTCTGCTTCGATATCAGAGTCATTTCCATTGGCAAAATTTACCTcgtctgacagaattttttcatTGGATTCATCCATTAAAGGGATTTCGTCAGCTTCTTTCCATTTTAGGCTCCGGTCTGCTAGTGCCATTGTACTCTTAATTCATCTATAAGAGTAAAGAGTTATAAAAAGCAAATTATAAGAAgttccaaaatttttaaaaatgtcggaatttttcaattaatttcgcaaaaaaaaaataaaaaaaaataacaataattccAGAATGTAAATTCGCACGGTATTTTTAAGTGCTTGTTACTTCTTCGATATAAGCATCTCTACTAAAAAGCACGTTTCCTACAGGGTGACCACaaaaactaaaactaaaaaAGCACTAATAAATCAGCAAAGTTTGACATTGTTTTTTGTGGTAAACCGACACAAATTTGCTGGAATACTAGACTATGCCAATATTAACCTTGTTGATTTGACCCGAGATATCGAAATGAACTTAAAATCTTAAATCATTCGTAAACTTGACAACCATTCAAAATTTTCCCCTGCTTTAATCTCTTCTTACTTACGAGAGACAACACTATATTCaccaaaaaatgtaaattcttACAAAATCTGTTTGAatggcgatttaaaaaaactctagtggtaaaaattaactcatttattaaaaaatccgGTTAAAATATGTTTGACTATAATTCGCTTCGTGTCGTATGCTAGCCTATTAGCTTATAATTTTTGTCTCAAAGATAATATTtgctaaaacaacaaaataaggaCTTTAAAGTATCCCTTTTTGTGATTTAGTAAGTTTAACTCAATTATATGAGACTTTTATCAAAGATTTGGAcccatttttaaacatttccctttttttaacataaaaataccTCGAATCTTTGTTTAATATCTTGTTCATTATATAGTACTTTCTCCAGTAGTAACAAAACAAACATAATCCAATTATTCCTTCATTTGATTGAGCAATCAGTTAGGATAAACTTTTCTTAACAAAGACTAAAAAGCTAAATCCTAAACACAGATTCAAAGTGCAATATTCATGTCACTTAATGTATACAAtgcaaattaaagaaaaacttgTTTTATATAATTTACCTTCATTTTAACAATTCTTTCTTCCCAGCGTTTTCTTCCCAGCGTTAAATTATATAGTGCTacaaaataaagttaataatttagaaaattacGGTATATGCACATACCTAATACTCAAGCCCATAAAGTTCTATTATGATATTAGTAACCTCGATTTCTGCTGACCTGAGGACTAATaaggcaaacaaaaaaataaattaagacaAATTTTAAATAGATAAACAGAATCTTGTCAATTGTGAACATCTGTACATTATTACCTTCCTATCTTTAAAGTATACAACTGCACTTTTGAACAAAAACATCTTGGAATAgagtatcaatttttttaaaagcagaaTTTCTATTCCTAAACGTGTGTACACACTCAAAAAGTTCTACATTTCAAATCTTTATGCTTACCGTGTGACATAAACTTTGGTAGGtaaaataattttgactatTTTCACAGAACAAGTGAAAAAAGCCATTACAGCATGACTAAATATTCTCAAATTTTTACCTATATATAATTACAGAAAGATAAAATGAAAGTATTAACACTCAAATATTCTCAACGTTTTAATAACAATGTCATGTGACAAGAATGGCTTTTCAGAAGCAAAACggctacattatttttttaagcatGACATTTTAAGCATCCGTAGGCTTAAACTTGATCATATTTTGCCTATGAAGAAGCTTATAAGGAAATTTTgggaagtttttatattttttgtttcaagaGCAGTTTTTCTTGACAACAGTACAGTCAAAATGTTCATACATTACATATTACTCACAACAGCTTCTTATTCATAATATAAAGATTCATATCAATACAATTATGTTTGCCATTATAGTTGGCACTATTGGGCTTTGTAGGAACATCAGTTCTCATTCCATACAACACATACATATTTGCTTGCtttgttgcaaaaaaaacaaaaaacagctgtttctcaccccccccccccccccgccaAGTGGGTCCAGGGCTAGCCTTAATGGGACAACAGCATTAAGTAGAAAAAGAAGACTTGTATGCTATTTACCTATAAAAtggagctgaggcagtctaaggtttatcgttttttgtttcttttttgtttcaatGGCCCCCAGTGGGAAGAATCCACTGACTGTAGGTTTTTGTGAAATTCTTggctaaatatttattattataatatttagTAAATAAAACTATTATATATACATGTTTTCGTGGGATAAAAACATTGTTACATATATCacgaaaattctaaaatttttttatgtctaAATTTCGTCCCTTAAAAGCGATATTTATAACGGTCACCACCATTATCAAACAAAAGCCGACTTGGTTTTTACATATATGTCCTACAGcaaaactaatttccaaaataaCATACAAAATTACATAGTTAAAGGAAAAAtaccaaaatacaaaaaattccaaactttgtattgtttttataaaatcatttaCAGCGTTTTTTAGAAATCTACACATTTCAATAATAATTTGACTTTTTGTTCTTAGAAACATTGTATATTTATGTGGCACATATTCTGGcaaattaaatgaaaacacCCACTATCTGGAAAAAAGATTTGATAcaaaaatgaagttgtttcgTACACTTAATACTTGCAATTGTTTTTTCAGGGGACCGACTTATTCACAAAAGTAAAGTTAAACAAtacaaaatatgtttattctaaaacaatagaattTATCTCACACAATTGCAGGAGACATACTTAAGTTTATGCGTTCGGCATTCCCTTTTACTATGTTTATTCAGAGCGTGTTTGTTTTCGTCTTGACTAAATTACATCACCCAAGTTAGTAATTTACCAAACAGAAAATTCTAATAGACAATGTCATGGCAGTGACCACAGTACCACTTTTACCTTAAGTATCTTAAGAACCAAGTCtcacaaatattaaaatattacagAGTTCTTATTCACATTTTGTTAACCATCTGGATTTTGCAAGCAGGCAATATGGGTTTTTGGAACATTCTGACTAGCTTAGCGCTCTTGACAATGGGCCATTATGGAGCGGTATTGCCCATCGTCAAGAAAAATAGTAGCTTAAAATGCAAACAAGCACGGAAAAACAAATTtcaagaagcattggaaataaTTATATATCTACCTCTTACAAAACATTTact encodes the following:
- the LOC130629735 gene encoding uncharacterized protein LOC130629735; this translates as MALADRSLKWKEADEIPLMDESNEKILSDEVNFANGNDSDIEAEGEKPFKQHDITLWFSDAIVLIVEHLQYYAVLLSLSEHWGWPINWVDITSFTFLFNADIWEFRKVSIGAFNHSRTSFIKSSTIGFNYVSYLASWAVFLIILAAVFTGVYVRWMKKRPLYMLLYVARWKRVMFLVLQFLCMPFGVAAARVFHCRIDVSSQKEVMDVQNEFECFNSAHIAFMVLVILIFVFFFFFYPFVLMRWVRDQVFSNDPVRHEGYLQLKEAEYEQGLDILWDLGQYHLFSSFRRFWIYYNPLKFLFKFIMIAGFALSVKSAFWASAGITVLFVIAFFALILKRPFRVRCFNLMAVFSHLIIAANCLIGNFMVRPPWEKTEQFQIVSFLRYPTILHILVAINGSWLFVLVLWIVYLFLLNNGVLGKERIWPRLSYESSNAIGEDTKKYLKAALKARHTLERALASIPLFAPVHELSHQVKVINAYCREAEYIGDPTHDTLWDLLDELIEAHNALASVSVFGMSGKNSIRETSEEFIKLMPSFRKRLKQREYDYILVPPVKRRLLLKMYILSVFVGNKRKHASPDQEITTKLQEALAMFDGRSLDDYDTGFSSTSPSTISASTGRPLSEMRSRGDTNVTGFINELDAYFPKQDTSDFNDSLSSRKTSASSRVSYSYKPATAVDLKQSRPTSRDRSEKKLSIPSVSSRPSSKDSKRELTPSPALSSKPSTPKGNKVSPADSPRSNRSPRGNRVSPLVTSENSYQEKEVTRPGTAPLTPISSRTSHVSRPGTTPTTSRRTAPTTTRPNEMSSTISLPGQVETHEEAEFQL